Proteins from a genomic interval of Anoplolepis gracilipes unplaced genomic scaffold, ASM4749672v1 Contig22, whole genome shotgun sequence:
- the LOC140675965 gene encoding uncharacterized protein, producing MATIMSLPQEVIDIILGYNDISFEDIINFRCVSKIFQHVAKHHKFMEKKFFQRWPTARKFYNKQFKENEQEEFEEKNNKESLHFIEIGINCARRLRYSMSQKIQKYYSHDILIANSTHYTYIFELDEDILPIFRKNKDDIKISFYIDEIKNLLIEFSRKIVCDLTEKYYNIQLFNCLKQRMLRIKFIKFEKQPQKMQLLERIAIIMAQKFQPQKDVLYSSVTTSLDNMGIEILNSLKEKHPDHPIFSMSAENFSYWKKHNIGDNYWNEAEGTQIMDTLEEYIFGKLNFRPNKSGNVEWNIQLKYKCIDHVLEYKYSQEIIIYIIYHSVARRLGLRCNIIMGYPSKRICLFWKPSYATNNLENVRCFRINSNKFPDCFIKQQRFKRLEVITADQMGGILLDLIKFNEYLWKINLASSENLRRNNFNWNMNLRDWSTSLRKIEPHCTQKYGFLVIDKDSLLTNGRYRNRCNVFAIPQND from the exons atggCGACAATAATGTCCTTACCTCAAGAGGTAATAGATATCATTCTTGGCTACAATGATATCAGCTTTGAGGATATCATTAACTTTAGATGTGTGAGCAAGATATTTCAACACGTAGCCAAACACCataaatttatggaaaaaaagttttttcagag aTGGCCTACAGCGAGAAAGTTCTATAATAAGCAATTTAAGGAAAATGAACAGGAAGAGTttgaagaaaagaataataaagaaagtttACACTTTATAGAAATTGGTATAAATTGTGCAAGACGATTACGGTATTCTATGtctcaaaaaattcaaaaatattattcacatGATATATTAATCGCTAACTCAACACATTACACTTACATATTTGAGTTAGATGAAGATATATTGCCAATATTTAGGAAGAATaaagatgatataaaaatttctttctatattGATGAGATTAAAAACTTGCTCATTGAATTTTCacg aaaaattgtttGTGATTTaacggaaaaatattacaatatacaactttttaacTGTCTGAAGCAACGTATGCtgagaataaaattcattaaatttgaaaagcaACCTCAGAAAATGCAACTATTGGAACGAATTGCTATTATTATGGCACAAAAGTTTCAGCCTCAAAAAGATGTACTTTACTCGTCCGTAACAACATCATTAGATAATATGGGAATAGAAATATTGAATAGCCTCAAAGAGAAACATCCCGATCATCCTATATTCTCGATGTctgcagaaaatttttcttattggaAAAAACACAATATCGGTGATAATTATTGGAATGAAGCAGAAGGAACGCAGATTATGGATACACTcgaggaatatatatttggcaaattaaactttcgacCAAACAAATCGGGAAATGTAGAGTggaatatacaattaaaatataaatgtatagatCAT GTCttggaatataaatatagtcaagaaataataatatatataatatatcatagcGTTGCCAGACGACTTGGTCTACgttgcaatataataatggGATATCCCAGTAAGCGTATCTGTTTATTTTGGAAACCAAGTTA tgctacaaataatttagaaaatgtaagatgttttagaataaattctaACAAATTCCCGGATTGTTTTATCAAGCAACAGCGTTTTAAAAGATTGGAAGTAATAACAGCGGACCAG aTGGGAGGAATACTGTTAGATTTGATCAAGTTTAATGAATACTtgtggaaaataaatttagcttCGTCGGAAAACCTTCgtagaaataatttcaacTGGAATATGAATTTAAGAGATTGGAGTACGAGTTTAAGAAAGATTGAACCACACTGTACT caaaagtatggatttctcgtGATAGACAAGGATAGCTTGCTTACAAACGGGCGATACAGAAACAGATGTAACGTGTTTGCGATACCACAAAATGATTAG
- the LOC140675966 gene encoding uncharacterized protein gives MAGSDNIREREKMAKEIAKTRESIRKKHRALKTGNIDDDIAVKTHFKPIIEPLQKIVDNSFAVKNKSESSAKIKILPIKRYKEDEKEEAKDEEVKEEEEEDATPKKRKRSDVLLYEPSIASTPLTAPTSVNKDVFETSGNMLESSFVRNKLQTPEGQETLREYFGPLGQKYIGALFSGDKNHEIDHVYGVYFDRKNEMRLGNKQFNINKDDSIIIDDVRYIGTPGLYELIFKRIPDDELYTKGDDLKKYKSILLVTNAHRRDYDAQGHLKGNRGYKYKHIIAPLMSLESKNTKSGGEISMLRTMTLTNNMIDYVHWDDPNELVDRLRLLNASRQAGHNAHDNEIQSIIEELREAGIIIN, from the coding sequence ATGGCTGGGAGCGATAATATTCGCGAGCGTGAAAAGATGGCGAAGGAGATTGCAAAAACGAGGGAATCGATCCGCAAGAAACATCGCGCTTTGAAGACCGGTAACATCGATGACGATATCGCGGTCAAGACCCATTTTAAACCTATTATCGAGCCGCTGCAAAAGATTGTCGACAACTCGTTCGCGGTGAAAAATAAGTCAGAGAGTagcgcaaagattaaaatcttacCCATCAAGCGATACAAGGAGGATGAGAAGGAAGAGGCTAAAGATGAGGAGGtaaaggaagaggaagaggaagatgcgacaccgaaaaaaaggaaacgatcGGACGTTTTACTGTATGAACCGTCGATAGCCTCTACGCCGTTAACCGCACCAACAAGCGTAAACAAAGATGTTTTCGAAACCTCGGGCAACATGCTCGAATCATCGTTTGTTCGAAACAAGTTACAAACGCCGGAAGGTCAAGAAACGTTGCGAGAGTACTTTGGGCCACTTGGACAAAAGTACATAGGCGCTTTGTTCAGTGGCGACAAAAATCACGAGATTGATCATGTGTATGGAGtctattttgacagaaagaatgaaatgCGACTCGGCAACAAACAATTCAACATCAACAAAGATGACTCTATTATCATAGACGACGTGCGGTACATTGGAACGCCAGGATTGTACGAGTTGATcttcaagagaattcccgaTGACGAACTTTACACGAAGGGggacgatttgaaaaaatacaagagcatATTATTGGTGACGAACGCGCATAGACGCGATTATGATGCGCAGGGCCATTTGAAGGGTAACAGGGGGTACaagtacaaacatataattgcaccgttgatgtcgctcgaatcgaaaaatacaaaatctggAGGGGAGATATCTATGCTTCGCACTATGACGCTAACCaacaatatgattgattacGTGCACTGGGACGATCCCAACGAACTAGTGGATCGGCTACGATTGCTCAACGCTTCGCGCCAAGCTGGTCACAACGCTCATGACAACGAGATCCAGTCGATCATCGAGGAACTTCGTGAAgcaggaattattataaattaa